In a single window of the Desulfovibrio sp. Huiquan2017 genome:
- the gcvH gene encoding glycine cleavage system protein GcvH yields MIPEDLLYAKTHEWVMVEGDIATVGITQFAQEQLGDLTFVELPEVGDTFEAGAEMGSVESVKAASEIYAPVSGEVIEVNAELEDAPEKVNEEPYGAGWMLKFRIKGDPEGLLDAEGYAAVVESEAH; encoded by the coding sequence ATGATTCCCGAAGATCTGTTGTATGCAAAAACCCACGAGTGGGTCATGGTCGAGGGCGACATCGCCACCGTGGGCATCACCCAGTTCGCCCAGGAGCAGCTGGGTGACCTGACCTTCGTGGAGCTGCCCGAGGTGGGCGACACCTTCGAGGCGGGCGCGGAGATGGGTTCCGTCGAATCCGTCAAGGCCGCCAGCGAAATCTACGCCCCGGTCAGCGGCGAGGTCATCGAGGTCAACGCCGAGCTCGAAGACGCGCCGGAAAAGGTCAACGAAGAACCCTATGGCGCGGGCTGGATGCTCAAGTTCCGGATCAAGGGCGACCCCGAGGGGTTGCTGGACGCCGAGGGATACGCCGCTGTGGTCGAATCCGAGGCCCACTAG
- a CDS encoding 50S ribosomal protein L11 methyltransferase, translating to MSDASFISPLVGRFGEPDPGSRVEVAVGGRVWLLDRAADMEALWDAMDEGDLDEDERLPYWAEVWPASVLLGRHILRNADRLSGRTCLDIGCGLGLTGIIAASVGARVAAFDYEWPAVRFARRNAALNNVPQPLWLLMDWRHPAVRPGAFDFIWGGDVLYEKRFFDPLIRLFRHALAPGGRIWIGEPVRTVSRPVWERLEAEGFATEKLTVEKVALCGQDATVNLWEITIPR from the coding sequence ATGAGTGATGCCTCGTTCATATCCCCCCTTGTGGGCCGCTTCGGCGAGCCCGACCCCGGCTCCCGCGTGGAGGTGGCGGTGGGCGGCCGCGTTTGGCTGCTCGACCGCGCCGCCGACATGGAGGCGCTCTGGGACGCCATGGACGAGGGCGATCTGGACGAGGACGAGCGGCTGCCTTACTGGGCCGAGGTTTGGCCCGCCAGCGTATTGTTGGGACGGCACATCCTGCGCAACGCGGACCGTTTGAGTGGCCGGACTTGCCTGGACATCGGCTGCGGGCTCGGTCTGACCGGCATAATTGCGGCCTCCGTCGGCGCGCGGGTGGCGGCCTTCGACTACGAGTGGCCCGCCGTGCGCTTCGCCAGGCGCAACGCGGCGCTCAACAACGTGCCCCAGCCCCTCTGGCTGCTCATGGATTGGCGGCATCCCGCCGTCAGGCCCGGCGCTTTCGATTTTATCTGGGGCGGAGACGTGCTTTATGAAAAGCGGTTCTTCGATCCGCTGATCCGGCTCTTCCGTCACGCGCTCGCGCCGGGCGGACGCATCTGGATCGGCGAGCCCGTGCGCACCGTGTCCCGGCCCGTCTGGGAGCGGCTTGAGGCCGAGGGGTTCGCAACCGAGAAATTGACCGTGGAGAAGGTCGCCCTGTGCGGCCAGGACGCCACGGTAAACTTGTGGGAAATCACCATTCCCCGATAA